In Mycobacterium stomatepiae, the following are encoded in one genomic region:
- a CDS encoding DUF1800 domain-containing protein, protein MGQPAQWMTVARVLRRAGFGVTGPEVDAALGRDWPGYVDAMLAGDPATDPGAIATPVPRLEPLHAPGKGATPAARQAFNHQVSEQEGVLSSWWLRRMVTVGQPVHEKLTLLWHNHFATSAQKVRSATHMAAQNEKLRTLSLSDFRTLAYAMLTDAAMLRWLDGQANTAKAPNENLAREFMELFALGHGNGYTEDDVRAGARALTGWMIGPDGQTSLTPKRHDSADKTLFGLTRNFDAAGFCDTVLAQPKSAEYIAGRLWQQLASDEPASPQLLDRLVSAYGPERNLRALTRAILTDDEFTANRATVVNTPIEWLVGVMRALRVPVEKPEVLKIADATLKALGQRPFYPPSVGGWPHGQVWLSTASAEARLRAASRLAHLGDLSGIESVAPADRIDAVGYCLGIGSWSDRSADALEPLVRKPPQLAVAAVNTPEYLTS, encoded by the coding sequence ATGGGCCAGCCCGCGCAGTGGATGACGGTGGCTCGCGTGCTGCGACGGGCCGGGTTCGGGGTGACCGGGCCAGAGGTCGACGCGGCCCTCGGCCGGGACTGGCCCGGCTACGTCGACGCCATGCTGGCCGGCGACCCCGCCACCGATCCCGGTGCCATCGCCACCCCGGTGCCGCGGCTGGAGCCGCTGCACGCGCCGGGCAAGGGTGCGACACCGGCGGCCCGTCAAGCGTTCAACCATCAAGTCTCCGAACAAGAAGGCGTTCTGTCGAGCTGGTGGCTGCGGCGCATGGTCACCGTCGGGCAGCCGGTGCACGAGAAGCTGACCCTCCTGTGGCACAACCACTTTGCGACCTCCGCGCAGAAGGTCCGGTCCGCCACGCACATGGCCGCACAAAACGAGAAGCTGCGCACCCTGTCGCTGAGTGATTTCCGCACGCTGGCCTATGCGATGCTGACCGACGCCGCGATGCTGCGCTGGCTCGACGGCCAGGCCAACACCGCCAAGGCGCCCAACGAGAATCTCGCCCGCGAATTCATGGAGCTGTTCGCGCTGGGCCATGGCAACGGCTACACCGAGGACGATGTCCGCGCCGGCGCCAGGGCATTGACGGGCTGGATGATCGGCCCCGACGGCCAAACCTCGCTGACCCCCAAACGGCATGATTCCGCCGACAAGACGCTGTTCGGGCTCACCCGCAACTTCGACGCCGCCGGATTCTGCGATACCGTGCTGGCACAACCGAAGTCGGCGGAATACATCGCCGGACGACTGTGGCAACAGTTGGCGTCCGACGAACCGGCCTCGCCTCAGCTGCTCGACCGGCTGGTCTCCGCCTACGGCCCCGAGCGCAATCTACGCGCACTGACAAGGGCGATCCTGACCGACGACGAGTTCACCGCCAACCGCGCCACGGTCGTCAACACCCCGATCGAATGGCTGGTCGGGGTGATGCGGGCACTGCGGGTCCCCGTCGAGAAGCCGGAGGTGCTGAAGATCGCCGACGCGACGTTGAAAGCCCTTGGGCAACGGCCGTTTTACCCGCCGAGCGTCGGCGGCTGGCCGCACGGCCAGGTATGGCTGTCGACCGCAAGCGCCGAGGCACGGCTACGCGCCGCCAGCCGGCTCGCACATCTCGGCGACTTGTCGGGGATCGAGAGTGTGGCCCCCGCCGACCGCATCGACGCGGTCGGTTATTGCCTCGGCATCGGCTCCTGGTCGGATCGATCGGCCGACGCGCTCGAGCCCCTGGTCCGCAAGCCGCCCCAGTTGGCCGTGGCCGCGGTGAACACGCCCGAATACTTGACGTCGTAA
- a CDS encoding DUF1501 domain-containing protein, giving the protein MPELNRRKFLIASAGVGAAGLLSGAVAVSWPDLMRAAEDRPLADGAGVLVIVTLYGGNDGINTLIPYADNAYHDSRPELAYAPGDVLHLDSQLGLNPAMKGMAQLWNQRQLAIVRGVSYPQPDHSHFRSMDIWQTASPAEPVSTGWIGRWLDVTGYDPLRAVNVGPVLPPLAVGETYTAAALSTTRVPERQAERFDAIMSALGDDDPADTPAMAAVRKAYRASRATGKAFAAIKPPAKENNSLATQLSMVAAAVRAGVPTRVYTVQLGGFDTHANERDTQQRLLRALDDAVTPFLRDMAADRHGRNVVLMAYSEFGRRVAANASQGTDHGTAGPVFVAGVPVKGDFYGDEPSLANLDHGDLKFTTDFRDVYHELLAQTVGTDPTPSVGSGRTSLGFL; this is encoded by the coding sequence ATGCCCGAGCTCAATCGCCGCAAATTCCTGATCGCCAGCGCCGGCGTGGGCGCGGCCGGCCTGCTCTCCGGGGCGGTCGCGGTCAGCTGGCCCGACCTGATGCGCGCGGCCGAGGATCGACCGCTGGCCGACGGTGCCGGCGTGCTGGTGATCGTCACGCTCTACGGCGGCAACGACGGCATCAACACGCTAATCCCCTACGCCGACAACGCTTACCATGACTCACGTCCTGAGCTCGCCTACGCGCCGGGCGACGTGTTACACCTCGATTCTCAGCTTGGGCTTAATCCCGCGATGAAGGGGATGGCCCAGTTGTGGAACCAACGCCAGCTCGCAATCGTGCGCGGTGTCAGCTATCCGCAGCCCGATCATAGCCACTTCCGGTCAATGGACATCTGGCAGACGGCGTCGCCCGCCGAGCCAGTCTCGACCGGGTGGATCGGCCGCTGGCTGGACGTCACCGGCTACGACCCATTGCGCGCGGTAAACGTCGGACCGGTGCTCCCGCCGCTCGCGGTCGGCGAAACGTACACGGCAGCAGCGCTTTCGACCACGCGGGTGCCGGAGCGACAGGCGGAGCGGTTCGACGCCATCATGAGCGCGCTGGGCGACGACGACCCCGCCGACACCCCGGCGATGGCGGCCGTACGCAAGGCCTACCGCGCCAGCCGCGCCACCGGCAAAGCCTTCGCGGCGATCAAACCTCCCGCCAAGGAAAACAATTCGCTGGCCACGCAACTGAGTATGGTTGCCGCCGCGGTACGCGCCGGCGTTCCGACCCGGGTCTACACCGTTCAGCTGGGCGGCTTCGACACCCACGCCAACGAGCGTGACACGCAACAGCGGCTGCTGCGGGCACTCGACGATGCCGTGACACCGTTCCTGCGGGACATGGCCGCAGATCGCCACGGGCGCAACGTCGTGCTCATGGCCTATTCGGAGTTCGGTCGCCGGGTGGCGGCCAACGCGTCACAGGGGACCGATCACGGCACCGCGGGCCCGGTCTTCGTCGCGGGCGTACCCGTCAAGGGAGACTTCTACGGCGACGAGCCCAGCCTCGCCAATCTCGACCACGGAGATCTCAAGTTCACCACCGACTTTCGCGACGTGTACCACGAGCTGCTCGCGCAAACCGTCGGGACGGACCCGACGCCATCGGTGGGATCTGGCCGCACCAGCCTCGGCTTCCTCTGA
- a CDS encoding acetate kinase, with the protein MADRPVLVINSGSSSLKFQVVEPDSGEPLSGGVVGEIGEPSGRAADHEEALRLAFHQLAEDGVDLKSSGLLAVGHRVVHGGQTFYRPTLLDDGVVAELEKLSELAPLHNPPAVQGIKVARKLLPDTAHIAVFDTAFFHHLPAAAATYAMDRELAQRYRVRRYGFHGTSHRYVSEQAAAFLKRPPDGLNQIVLHLGNGASASAIAGGRPLDTSMGLTPLEGLVMGTRSGDIDPGVVSYLWRTANMDVEAIESMLNNRSGVWGLAGERDFRKLHAMIESGDSSAKLAYDVFVHRLRKYIGAYLAVLGHTDVITFTAGIGENDAAVRRDAVAGLEELGIVLDDGLNESGSKGVRRISADDSPITVLVVPTNEELAIARDCAALLAG; encoded by the coding sequence ATGGCTGATCGACCGGTGTTGGTGATAAACTCGGGTTCCTCGTCGCTGAAATTCCAAGTAGTGGAACCTGATTCGGGTGAGCCGCTCAGTGGTGGCGTAGTCGGAGAGATCGGCGAGCCGTCGGGGCGGGCGGCCGATCACGAGGAGGCGCTGCGCCTGGCGTTTCACCAGCTGGCCGAGGATGGCGTGGACCTCAAGTCGAGCGGGCTGTTGGCGGTCGGGCACCGCGTTGTGCACGGGGGCCAGACTTTCTATCGCCCGACGTTGCTCGACGACGGCGTGGTCGCCGAGCTCGAGAAGCTGTCAGAGCTTGCGCCGCTGCACAATCCGCCCGCGGTGCAGGGCATCAAGGTAGCGCGCAAGCTTCTTCCGGACACCGCGCACATCGCGGTCTTCGACACGGCCTTCTTTCATCACCTGCCCGCCGCTGCCGCGACGTACGCGATGGACCGGGAGCTGGCACAGCGATACCGGGTGCGCCGCTACGGATTTCACGGCACCTCGCACCGGTACGTGAGTGAGCAAGCCGCGGCTTTTCTGAAGCGGCCGCCGGACGGGCTGAATCAGATCGTGCTCCATCTGGGCAACGGTGCTTCGGCCTCGGCGATCGCCGGCGGCCGGCCCCTCGACACGTCGATGGGCTTGACCCCGCTGGAGGGCCTGGTGATGGGCACCCGCAGCGGTGACATCGACCCCGGCGTCGTCAGCTACCTGTGGCGCACCGCGAACATGGACGTGGAGGCGATCGAGTCGATGCTCAACAACCGGTCCGGCGTCTGGGGTCTGGCCGGTGAGCGTGACTTCCGCAAGCTGCACGCGATGATCGAATCCGGGGACAGTTCAGCGAAATTGGCATACGACGTGTTCGTTCACCGTCTGCGCAAATACATCGGTGCCTACCTCGCCGTGCTGGGGCACACCGACGTCATCACCTTCACCGCGGGGATCGGCGAGAACGATGCGGCGGTGCGCCGTGACGCGGTGGCCGGGCTCGAGGAGCTGGGCATCGTGCTCGACGACGGCCTAAACGAGTCCGGAAGCAAAGGTGTGCGGCGGATTTCGGCTGACGATTCGCCGATCACTGTACTAGTAGTCCCGACCAACGAGGAACTGGCGATCGCCCGCGACTGCGCGGCCCTGCTGGCGGGATAG
- the pta gene encoding phosphate acetyltransferase, which produces MADTSAIYVAAPEPETGKSTIALGLLNRLTATVAKVGVFRPITRLGEDRDYILELLLTRTTAGLSYEQCVGVTYQDIHADTDAAIASIVDRYHAMAQACDAVVIVGSDYTDVTTPAELAVNARVAVNLGAPVLLAVRAKSRSADQVASVVEVCLAELAAQRAHTAAVVASRCDPAEMGMVAEALGKFTVPSYVLPDEPLLSAPTVAELQHAVHGTLVSGDAELVEREVMGVLVAGMTADHVLERLRDGMAVITPGDRSDVVLAAASAHAAEGFPSLSCIVLNGGFDLHPSIAALVSGLRLRLPIIGNDLGTYETASAAASARGRITAASQRKIDTAVGLMERRVDISDLLAQLAIPIPTVTTPQMFTHRLTQQARADRKHIVLPEGNDDRILKAAGRVLKRCVADLTILGDEAQIRLRSAELGVELDDATIIDPRNEELCDQFAKQYAELRKSKGITVEQAHEIMHDVSYFGTMLVHNGMVDGMVSGAAHTTAHTVRPALEIIRTVPDVSTVSSIFLMCLPDRVLAYGDCAIIPDPTPEQLADIAISSARTATQFGIEPKVAMLSYSTGDSGTGADVDKVWKATELVRARDPQLLVEGPIQYDAAIEPSVAATKLRDSPVAGHATVLIFPDLNTGNNTYKAVQRSAGAIAIGPVLQGLRKPVNDLSRGALVEDIVNTIAITAIQAQGVGHG; this is translated from the coding sequence TTGGCTGATACCTCCGCGATTTATGTCGCGGCGCCCGAGCCCGAGACCGGCAAGTCGACGATCGCGCTGGGGCTGCTGAACCGACTGACGGCGACGGTCGCCAAAGTCGGTGTGTTCCGGCCGATCACCCGGCTCGGGGAGGATCGTGACTACATCCTGGAGCTGCTGCTGACGCGTACCACCGCGGGCCTGTCCTACGAGCAGTGCGTGGGCGTCACCTACCAGGATATCCACGCCGACACCGACGCGGCGATCGCCAGCATCGTCGACCGGTACCACGCGATGGCGCAGGCATGCGATGCCGTGGTGATCGTCGGCAGCGACTACACCGATGTCACGACGCCCGCCGAGCTGGCGGTAAACGCCCGGGTTGCAGTCAACCTCGGCGCGCCCGTGCTGTTGGCGGTGCGCGCGAAAAGCCGTTCTGCCGACCAGGTTGCCAGTGTCGTCGAGGTGTGTCTGGCCGAGCTGGCCGCGCAGCGCGCGCACACCGCGGCGGTGGTGGCCAGCCGGTGTGATCCCGCCGAAATGGGCATGGTCGCAGAAGCTCTCGGCAAGTTCACCGTACCCAGCTACGTGCTGCCCGACGAGCCGCTGCTCTCGGCGCCGACGGTGGCCGAACTACAGCACGCCGTGCACGGGACCCTGGTCAGCGGTGACGCCGAGCTGGTCGAGCGCGAAGTGATGGGAGTGCTGGTGGCCGGCATGACCGCGGACCATGTACTGGAGCGGCTGCGCGACGGCATGGCGGTCATCACCCCCGGAGACCGCTCCGATGTGGTGCTGGCCGCCGCGAGTGCCCATGCGGCCGAGGGGTTTCCGTCACTATCCTGCATCGTGCTCAACGGCGGTTTCGACCTGCATCCGTCGATCGCGGCGCTGGTTTCCGGGCTGCGGCTGCGGCTGCCGATCATTGGGAACGATCTGGGGACCTACGAGACGGCCAGCGCGGCGGCCTCGGCCCGGGGCCGAATCACGGCAGCATCCCAGCGTAAGATCGACACAGCGGTCGGGCTGATGGAGCGGCGAGTCGATATCTCGGATCTGCTTGCGCAGCTTGCTATTCCGATCCCGACCGTCACCACCCCCCAGATGTTCACCCACCGGCTCACCCAGCAGGCTCGTGCGGATCGCAAGCACATCGTCTTGCCCGAAGGGAACGACGACCGGATCCTCAAGGCCGCGGGCCGGGTGCTGAAACGCTGTGTCGCCGACCTGACGATTCTGGGCGACGAGGCCCAAATCCGCTTGCGTTCCGCAGAACTGGGTGTCGAGCTGGACGATGCGACAATTATCGACCCGCGCAACGAGGAACTCTGCGACCAGTTCGCAAAGCAGTACGCCGAATTGCGCAAGTCGAAAGGAATCACCGTCGAGCAGGCGCACGAGATCATGCACGATGTCTCGTATTTCGGGACCATGCTGGTGCATAACGGCATGGTTGACGGCATGGTGTCCGGCGCGGCCCACACCACGGCACACACGGTCCGCCCGGCGCTCGAGATCATCAGGACCGTACCGGACGTCTCGACGGTGTCCAGCATTTTCCTGATGTGCCTGCCCGATCGGGTGCTGGCCTACGGTGACTGTGCGATCATCCCGGACCCGACGCCCGAACAGCTCGCCGACATCGCGATCAGCTCGGCGCGCACTGCCACGCAGTTCGGCATCGAGCCGAAGGTGGCGATGCTGTCCTATTCCACCGGTGATTCCGGAACCGGGGCTGACGTCGACAAGGTCTGGAAGGCAACGGAATTGGTTCGCGCCCGCGATCCGCAGCTCTTGGTCGAGGGGCCAATCCAGTATGACGCCGCGATAGAGCCCTCGGTGGCCGCGACCAAGCTGCGCGATTCGCCAGTGGCTGGTCATGCCACCGTGCTGATATTCCCCGACCTGAATACCGGCAACAACACCTACAAGGCCGTACAGCGTAGCGCCGGGGCCATCGCGATCGGCCCGGTGCTGCAGGGCTTGCGGAAGCCGGTGAACGACCTGTCCCGCGGCGCGCTGGTCGAAGACATCGTCAACACCATAGCGATCACCGCGATCCAGGCGCAGGGCGTCGGCCATGGCTGA
- the fgd gene encoding glucose-6-phosphate dehydrogenase (coenzyme-F420), with protein MAELKLGYKASAEQFAPRELVELAVAAEAHGMDSATVSDHFQPWRHKGGHAPFSLAWMTAVGERTERLVLGTSVLTPTFRCNPAVIAQAFATMGCLYPNRIFLGVGTGEALNEIATGYEGEWPEFKERYARLRESVKLMRELWLGDRVDFNGEYYKTKGASIYDVPEGGIPIYVAAGGPQVAKYAGRAGDGFICTSGKGEELYQDKLIPAMREGAEAAGKNPDDIDRMIEIKISYDTDPELARENTRFWAPLSLTAEQKHSIDDPIEMEKAADALPIEQITKRWIVASDPDEAVEKVGQYVTWGLNHLVFHAPGHDQRRFLELFEKDLAPRLRRLG; from the coding sequence GTGGCTGAGCTGAAACTTGGATACAAAGCGTCTGCTGAACAATTCGCACCGCGCGAGCTCGTCGAACTGGCTGTGGCCGCCGAAGCACACGGTATGGACAGCGCCACCGTCAGTGACCACTTCCAACCGTGGCGGCACAAGGGCGGACACGCCCCGTTCTCGCTGGCCTGGATGACCGCGGTCGGCGAGCGCACCGAGCGGCTCGTCCTGGGCACGTCGGTGCTCACCCCGACCTTCCGGTGCAACCCCGCGGTCATCGCCCAGGCCTTCGCGACGATGGGCTGCCTGTACCCGAACCGCATCTTCCTCGGCGTCGGCACCGGCGAGGCCCTCAACGAGATCGCCACCGGATACGAGGGCGAATGGCCGGAGTTCAAGGAGCGCTACGCGCGGCTGCGCGAGTCGGTGAAGCTGATGCGCGAACTATGGCTCGGCGACCGCGTCGACTTCAACGGCGAGTACTACAAGACCAAGGGCGCCTCGATCTATGACGTGCCCGAGGGCGGCATCCCGATCTACGTCGCCGCGGGCGGCCCGCAGGTGGCCAAGTACGCCGGTCGCGCTGGCGACGGGTTCATCTGCACGTCCGGCAAGGGCGAGGAGCTCTACCAGGACAAGCTCATCCCCGCGATGCGGGAGGGCGCCGAGGCGGCGGGTAAGAACCCGGACGACATCGACCGGATGATCGAGATCAAGATCTCCTACGACACCGACCCCGAATTGGCCCGGGAGAACACCCGGTTCTGGGCGCCGCTGTCGCTGACCGCCGAGCAGAAGCATAGCATCGACGACCCGATCGAGATGGAGAAGGCCGCCGACGCGCTGCCGATCGAGCAGATCACCAAGCGCTGGATCGTGGCGTCAGATCCCGACGAGGCCGTCGAAAAGGTCGGTCAGTACGTGACGTGGGGCCTGAACCATTTGGTGTTTCACGCGCCCGGTCATGATCAGCGCCGCTTCCTGGAGCTGTTCGAAAAGGACCTGGCGCCCAGGCTGCGGCGACTTGGCTGA
- a CDS encoding MBL fold metallo-hydrolase, with protein MASAPTLVQVTDTVHLAQGEAVNWTLVTDDTGVMLIDAGYPGDRAAVLASLKALGYGAGDVRAILLTHAHIDHLGSAIWFAAEHGTPVYCHADEVGHAKREYLEQVSIVDLALRIWRPTWAVWTAHVVRSGGLIRDAIPTTQPLTPEIAAGLPGHPRPVFSPGHTGGHCSYLVDGVLASGDALITGHPLIRHDGPQLLPAIFSYSQQDCIRTLSALALLETEVLAPGHGPLWRGPIREATNAALEKAGAL; from the coding sequence ATGGCATCAGCGCCAACACTTGTCCAAGTCACCGACACCGTGCACCTCGCCCAGGGTGAGGCCGTCAACTGGACGCTGGTCACCGACGACACCGGCGTGATGCTGATCGACGCCGGCTATCCGGGCGATCGCGCAGCCGTGCTGGCCTCGCTGAAAGCGCTCGGCTACGGCGCCGGCGACGTGCGCGCGATCCTGCTGACGCATGCTCACATCGACCATCTGGGCTCGGCGATCTGGTTCGCCGCCGAGCACGGTACTCCCGTCTACTGCCACGCCGACGAGGTCGGCCACGCCAAGCGCGAATACCTCGAACAGGTCTCGATCGTCGATCTCGCGCTGCGCATCTGGCGGCCCACCTGGGCGGTGTGGACCGCGCATGTGGTGCGCAGCGGCGGCCTGATTCGCGACGCGATTCCGACCACCCAGCCGCTGACGCCCGAAATTGCGGCGGGGCTGCCGGGCCACCCGCGGCCCGTTTTCAGCCCCGGGCATACAGGAGGTCACTGCTCGTATCTGGTCGACGGCGTGCTGGCCAGCGGCGACGCGCTGATCACCGGGCATCCACTGATCCGTCACGACGGTCCCCAACTGCTGCCGGCGATCTTCAGCTACAGCCAGCAGGACTGCATCCGAACCCTTTCGGCACTGGCCCTGCTGGAGACCGAGGTCCTGGCACCCGGTCACGGCCCGCTGTGGCGCGGCCCCATCCGCGAAGCGACCAATGCGGCACTGGAAAAAGCGGGCGCGCTGTGA
- a CDS encoding YnfA family protein, with translation MTVAKSIALFVLAALFEIGGAWLVWQGVREHRGWMWVGWGVIALGAYGFVATLQPSLGSGAHFGRILAAYGGIFVAGSLLWGMGFDGFRPDRWDVTGALICLLGVAIIMHAPRTR, from the coding sequence GTGACGGTTGCCAAGTCGATCGCGCTGTTCGTGCTCGCGGCGCTGTTCGAAATCGGCGGCGCCTGGTTGGTGTGGCAGGGGGTTCGCGAACACCGCGGCTGGATGTGGGTGGGCTGGGGCGTGATCGCGCTGGGCGCCTACGGATTTGTCGCCACCCTGCAGCCCTCGCTTGGTTCCGGGGCCCACTTCGGTCGCATCCTGGCCGCGTATGGCGGCATCTTCGTGGCCGGTTCGCTGTTGTGGGGCATGGGTTTTGACGGCTTTCGCCCCGATCGGTGGGATGTAACCGGCGCGCTGATCTGCCTGCTGGGGGTGGCCATCATTATGCATGCGCCGCGAACTCGCTGA
- a CDS encoding NtaA/DmoA family FMN-dependent monooxygenase (This protein belongs to a clade of FMN-dependent monooxygenases, within a broader family of flavin-dependent oxidoreductases, the luciferase-like monooxygenase (LMM) family, some of whose members use coenzyme F420 rather than FMN.) — translation MNIRNGKHRKPIHLAAHFPGVNNTTVWTDPTAGSQIEFDSFVHLARTAERGLFDFFFLAEGLRLREHRGRIYDLDVVGGPDTFTVLAALAGVTDRIGLTGTINTTFNEPFEVARQFATLDHLSGGRAGWNIVTSSDAFTGENFRRGGFLKHADRYRRAEEFLVTARQFWDSWEDGAVLADVESGTYVDPARIRSVEHRGPDFDVRGFATLPVGPQGHPILLQAGDSDEGRAFGARYADALFTLHGSLEDGQRYYADVKGRAVSSGRDPNQLKVFPAATFVLGDTDAEAQDKARHIRYQQVSGATAIAMLEQVWGRELSEFDPDGPLPEFDPVVDSDITQGRVRHVDPVAVAGRWRERSEAEKLSIRELIIAVTTREQFVGTAAGIADEIDRYIQADACDGFILVPHLTPHGLDEFVDRVVPLLQERGAFRAEYTGETLRDHLGLSEFAAHA, via the coding sequence ATGAACATCAGAAACGGCAAGCACCGCAAGCCGATTCACCTGGCCGCCCACTTCCCGGGCGTCAACAACACCACGGTGTGGACCGATCCCACCGCGGGCAGCCAGATCGAATTCGACTCGTTCGTGCATCTCGCCCGCACCGCCGAACGTGGACTGTTCGACTTCTTCTTCCTGGCCGAGGGGCTGCGGCTGCGTGAGCATCGCGGCCGCATCTACGATCTCGACGTCGTCGGAGGGCCGGACACCTTCACGGTGCTGGCGGCACTGGCGGGGGTCACCGACCGGATCGGGCTGACCGGGACGATTAACACCACCTTCAACGAACCATTCGAGGTTGCCCGGCAATTCGCCACACTCGATCATCTGTCCGGCGGCCGCGCCGGCTGGAACATCGTCACCTCGTCGGACGCCTTCACCGGCGAAAACTTCCGGCGCGGCGGCTTCCTGAAGCATGCCGACCGGTACCGGCGGGCCGAGGAGTTCCTCGTCACCGCACGCCAATTCTGGGACAGCTGGGAAGACGGCGCGGTGCTGGCCGATGTCGAAAGCGGCACCTACGTCGACCCTGCGCGGATCCGCAGCGTCGAGCACCGGGGCCCCGACTTCGACGTACGCGGGTTCGCGACGCTGCCGGTGGGGCCGCAAGGCCACCCGATCCTGCTGCAGGCCGGCGACTCCGACGAAGGACGGGCGTTCGGCGCCCGCTACGCCGACGCGTTGTTCACGCTGCACGGCTCCCTGGAGGACGGTCAGCGCTACTACGCCGACGTCAAGGGCCGTGCCGTGTCGTCTGGCCGAGACCCCAACCAGCTCAAGGTTTTTCCCGCCGCGACCTTTGTTCTCGGTGACACCGATGCCGAGGCGCAGGACAAGGCGCGCCACATCCGCTACCAACAGGTCAGCGGCGCCACGGCGATCGCGATGCTCGAACAGGTGTGGGGCCGTGAGCTCTCCGAATTCGACCCGGACGGGCCACTGCCCGAATTCGATCCGGTCGTCGACAGCGACATCACCCAGGGCCGGGTCCGCCATGTCGACCCGGTCGCGGTCGCGGGCAGATGGCGCGAACGCTCCGAAGCCGAGAAATTGTCGATCCGTGAGCTGATCATCGCGGTCACCACCCGGGAGCAGTTCGTCGGCACCGCAGCCGGGATCGCGGACGAGATCGACAGATACATCCAGGCCGACGCCTGCGACGGGTTCATCCTGGTGCCGCATCTGACACCGCACGGTCTCGACGAATTCGTCGATCGGGTGGTACCACTCTTACAAGAGCGCGGGGCGTTCCGCGCCGAATACACCGGCGAGACGCTGCGAGATCATTTGGGGCTCAGCGAGTTCGCGGCGCATGCATAA
- a CDS encoding LLM class flavin-dependent oxidoreductase, producing the protein MNVPLSVLDLAPISAGSDPATALRNTIELAQRAEDWGFRRYWVAEHHFVGVASAAPAVLIGQIAAATNRIRVGAAAVQLGYTTAVAVVESFGMLEAFHPGRIDLGVGRSGQRRSEEHNPKKPKEPRPPRVWHEVDGVVVPTPFDLRGLLDLDQLQATMGILQQPEALSPDFAEQIDDILALLDGTYHVGKYDVHAVPGERSGLRPWVFGSTRGQSARVAGALGLPFVASYHITPATALEAVEAYRDAFVPSSALAKPYVVVSADIVVADDSDTARHLASGYGHWVYSIRSGVGAMPYPEPGSCPPLTEAQYELVKDRLATQFVGNADEVAERLQALQRVTQADELVITSVTHRHSDRLRSHELIAKRWGLTE; encoded by the coding sequence ATGAACGTTCCACTCTCCGTCCTCGACCTCGCGCCGATCAGCGCAGGGAGCGATCCCGCGACGGCGCTGCGCAACACGATCGAGCTGGCCCAGCGCGCCGAAGACTGGGGTTTTCGCCGCTACTGGGTGGCCGAACATCACTTCGTCGGGGTCGCCAGTGCCGCACCGGCGGTGTTGATCGGACAAATCGCTGCTGCTACCAACAGGATTCGGGTGGGCGCCGCGGCCGTGCAGCTGGGCTACACCACAGCCGTCGCGGTTGTCGAAAGCTTCGGCATGCTGGAAGCCTTCCACCCCGGGCGCATTGACCTCGGTGTCGGCCGGTCCGGACAGCGCCGCTCCGAGGAACACAATCCGAAGAAGCCCAAGGAACCGCGGCCGCCGCGGGTGTGGCACGAGGTGGACGGCGTCGTCGTTCCAACCCCGTTCGACCTGCGCGGGCTGCTCGATCTCGACCAGCTCCAAGCCACGATGGGGATCCTGCAGCAACCCGAAGCGTTGTCGCCGGACTTCGCCGAGCAGATCGACGACATCCTCGCCCTGCTCGACGGCACCTACCACGTCGGCAAGTACGACGTGCACGCCGTGCCGGGCGAGCGAAGCGGCTTGCGGCCGTGGGTGTTCGGCAGCACCCGCGGGCAAAGCGCACGGGTGGCCGGCGCACTGGGGCTGCCGTTCGTCGCCAGCTATCACATCACCCCGGCCACCGCGCTGGAAGCCGTCGAGGCCTACCGCGACGCGTTCGTGCCCTCGTCGGCATTGGCGAAGCCTTACGTGGTGGTGTCGGCCGACATCGTCGTCGCCGACGACTCCGACACCGCCCGGCACCTGGCCAGCGGCTACGGCCATTGGGTGTACTCGATCCGGAGCGGGGTCGGTGCCATGCCCTACCCCGAACCCGGAAGCTGCCCGCCGCTGACCGAAGCGCAATACGAGCTCGTAAAAGACCGATTGGCAACGCAATTCGTGGGCAATGCGGACGAAGTGGCCGAGCGGTTGCAGGCGCTGCAGCGGGTGACCCAGGCCGACGAACTGGTGATCACCTCGGTGACACACCGGCACTCCGACCGGCTGCGGTCGCATGAGCTGATCGCCAAGCGCTGGGGACTGACGGAATGA